The following is a genomic window from Rhododendron vialii isolate Sample 1 chromosome 9a, ASM3025357v1.
TCCTATCTATTTTCCCCCACATGTGGTACCAGATTTCTGAGTTGTAGCTACATACCCATAATCTGCAATCCTACTCGTAAATCTAGTTATATACAATCAAATAGTGTCACATTAACTCGGGCGTGATTTGATTCCAAGCTCTATGACTGTTTTGCTAATATGGATGTTCTGTTATAATGTTATATGAGACAGTGGAGAAACAACATCCAAATATCTACTCGCCAAAAAAATCATCCAGTATCTTAAACCATCACTTTGCAAAAAACAAGTAATTGTTACGTCTGCAGAAAGTGCTACAAGAGAGGGAAAGTCGGAAAGATGACGCGTTGTACCTTAGCAAGGACAATAATTCATTGGAGATGCAATACTGAGTACCTGGTGGGTTTGTGGGATATCTGCTACCTCAAGACGAATACTTTGGAGTTTGGACTATCAATAACACAAATTATGTTTAAATTAAAGAACAAGTTTAAACCATCTTTAATTTATGTGTTTCTCATATTGTTACTAAGTGGAAAAGGAAGATCCGTTGGAGGTCCCGTTTTGCAGACTAGTATTTGAACTAATCTTCTGTAAACTTAACCATTAAGTCTTTTACTCTTTTTGACAGTTTTGCTAAAAACGCAGTTCTGATACTTGAGGTTGTCACAAAAGTTTCAGTTATCTGATATTAAGTTATTCAGATAACTCGAGCCATCTATTCCACTCGTAGATCCACGGCTCTACCATCTCTTCGTTCTTGGTGGCGTCTACAGCCTCGGCAGGAATATCGTACGAAACTTCCACTCCATCGGCACATAGCCACATAGCGTGGCATACCAGAGCAATGTAGTGAGTGACAAGCACTCGGTAGAATAAAGTAAACTACTCAATACACCAATGAATGACAGGGCAAAATACAGATCCATGTAAAAGCGGTAACACGTATTAGtgaaaatcaacacataaaagACTCATAGCATTGACCATAGTAAAATCAATCCGAGATTTTGACTCTTTTAAACTACTACTTACTCCATTCatacttatttttaatattaaaatattcaTGATTGTCGAAATTGCTCTCTGTTCAACCTgattcaagaaagaaaaaaatgtacAATTTTACAACCAAGTCTTATATGTAAATGCCCTCAGAAGGGAATTTGCCAATGGGACCCCCTCtagcaatatatatttttgttatgtGCGGAGGGATTTTCCAGTCTACAGGAAAGTGAGGAGCAGAATGGGAGATTAAAGGGAGTGCAAATTAGTAGAGGAGGACCATCAATCTCACATTCTTTTCGCAGATGACTCACTAATCTTCTGGAGTCTGGACGACAGAAAAAGCAGAATGTGAGAGGGTGGAAACAGGTTCTAGATGAGTATACAAATCACCCATGCTGCTCAGTGCTAATGTTTCAGGAGAAGTGAAAAGGGAGTAACAAGGAATTCTTGGATTTAGCAAAAACAAGTATCTTGGACTGCCATAAATAATTTGGGAGATCGAAAAAGGCAGCACTTGAGTACATAAAGGGGAAAGTGGTGAACTGGATTAAGCGATGGAAGATACCATTGCTTAGCCCAACTGGGAAGGAGGTCCTTGTTTAATCTGTCTTGTTGGCCCTTCCTAGTTATGTAATGGCTCGTACTAGTGAGGATGACGGCGATCGCAGTGAATATGGCACATGATGGCTCCAATGAAGATACAAATCCTTCACCCGGAGGTATCTCAAGGTATTCTCTCAATTAATGTCTCCTTGTGCATTAAGAAATCCCAGTAAATCCTGTATGCCACGTGTGTGGATTGAAGGAGGAAAAAACACAGAATAGATCATTCAAATATGAGAAAGCTGTCCAGGTGTGGTTGCTTTGGCTATCCAGAATCAGGCCTGAGATTCTTGCACATATGGTGCCAGAGATGCAATGCAAAAACATGGGACATTGCTTATTGCTTACAGGGAACACAGAAACAGCCAATACTGGGGCTGTTTGCAGTCATGTTGGCTTGTGTGGAAAGCAAGAAATGAATGGGTATTCAAATGCCACTGGATAGATGAAACTCAGATTGTTATGGTCCCATTAGAGGAACATCAGGAATTTAGGAACTGCATGGAGAAAGATATGCAGAGCAGAGGGAGAGTTTAGTGGGGGAAAAACTGCAATAGCAACCTCCAACGTACGGAGTCCTACAAGTTTATGTGGATGGAGCTTGGGATGCGCTGACAAATAAAGGGGCTGCGGGAGTCGTGGTCCAGAATAACTAAGGAGAGATTCTAGCGGCAGAGGCTACCCCATTGGCTCATGTTTGTTCGGTTGAAATGGCGGAGGCTATATGTTTCCATTGGGCAGCAAAGACGGGAATGTTCAGTTCGGGGACATAGTATATGTTGGAAGGAGCTGTGCAGCACGTCCTCAACATGTTTCGGGTTAATTGTGAGGTTAAAAGCAGCCTGGGGGTCCTCATCAAAGATTCTAATTCTCTAGTTGGACGTTTTCACTATCGTATTTTCACTTCATACAAAACTAATAACACGTAAGTATCGCTGAAGGCCCTATATATCCATGTGTGAAGTTGTAGTTTTGGCACTTTTAGGTTGTTATCTTTACAGTCAACTACTCTATATTTGATTTGGTATAACGGGTAGATCTGGTATTCGAGGTTCACGCGAAAGTGTTGAGTTGTGGCAATGATTATTGTGCATTTTGGTCCCAGGAAAGGCTTTGTATGCAATGCAGCAGGGTTTTTGAACAAAAAGGATGTTAAGATCTGCGTAAGACACTTTATGACTTCATATCAATTTCAAACAATTTAGAATTTGGTTCAACTTACATCTAAATAAGTCGTCAATTGTGTATTAGCATGATGGTACCACCAACTATTAGTCAATGATGGGAAAGCAATGCATTAGGCACCAACTAGAAAAAGGAGTCAAGATAGAGTATCTGAGTTACCTGCTCTTGATGTTTTTCTTGGTGTTGCCTCCACACTTTTCACACCCCGCCATTGAGTGAAACTAGGCTCTCCACATATGGAATTGCCGTCCGACCACGAACAGAGTCATACAGTAAAAATGTACGGTCTTTAGGATCGTAAATGCCTATCCTCCTTTTCCCCACTGATACAAGAACTTGACCTTTCTTTGTGAGACACAAAGGCTTCAAATAGGTAGAACAAGGAACCCTTCTTTCTATTGCACAAGGAATGACAAACAATCTAGCCCATGATTCTTTCTTCCCATACTCTTTCATTGCATAGACCTCAATCTGCCTTACACCGATATCACAATACACGCAAAGGAATCCCCTCAATACCACCAAATTCATCTCATCATCTTCATTCCAAAGGCTTGGCGGCGGCACCTCCTTGAACTTTTCCTCCACCAAATCAAAGTAAACAATGACCCACGAGTCGAACTCTCTCGAACACATTACCCAGTGAACAGCTCCATTCACAATGGCCTGATGTTCCGACGCATAAAGATAATAACGATTGTCCATAACCAAGTTCCAAGAATTGTTTCTTGAACTGTAAATCGCCACAGAGGTTTCACTTTCTTGCGAAACAATAAACACCTTATAATCATGAGCAGTGGAATCGTAACAAAGTCCATAAAGTGCACAGAAAGGAAGCTCATAGGGGCATGAAATTATCTTGTGCGATCTGTCGGATGGGTTCCAAAGAACAAAGGACCTACCAGATTTAGTTCCAACAAAGTGTCCGTCATGAAGAGACAGGAGTATTAGGCCATCGCACGAGCACAACGGCTGGATAAAGGAATCCGAGTTCTCCCACGGACACTGCAGCGATTCGGATTCGCGATTGGGGGTTCGGAAATCGATCGAAACGAAGGAGAGAGGGGATCGGTTCGTTTTGAGTAG
Proteins encoded in this region:
- the LOC131300417 gene encoding F-box protein CPR1-like; the encoded protein is MGDETPARENKKKIRGLNIPDELVLDILSRLPVKSLLRFKSICKSWLSMISHPQFIRTHLHRSTQSPHCPRLLLKTNRSPLSFVSIDFRTPNRESESLQCPWENSDSFIQPLCSCDGLILLSLHDGHFVGTKSGRSFVLWNPSDRSHKIISCPYELPFCALYGLCYDSTAHDYKVFIVSQESETSVAIYSSRNNSWNLVMDNRYYLYASEHQAIVNGAVHWVMCSREFDSWVIVYFDLVEEKFKEVPPPSLWNEDDEMNLVVLRGFLCVYCDIGVRQIEVYAMKEYGKKESWARLFVIPCAIERRVPCSTYLKPLCLTKKGQVLVSVGKRRIGIYDPKDRTFLLYDSVRGRTAIPYVESLVSLNGGV